One window of the Verrucomicrobiota bacterium genome contains the following:
- a CDS encoding prepilin-type N-terminal cleavage/methylation domain-containing protein — protein sequence MHTVLTYCPRRTRGFTLTELMISMAIMMIVIAGTLTAHIMGLKMYGLTRAKLGANTQARDAINSLMQEVRAAKLVRLGNGSLTDFVEAQPGQIQAGNAIQLYTNALVTNFYSRYYLDTNNTRFVRSDQTGAVRDIVAEFITNKVVFTAEDFQGNILTNNQNNRVIGLTIQFYQIQYPITSVGTPGAYFDFYQIRTKITRRMLQ from the coding sequence ATGCATACGGTCTTAACATATTGCCCGCGTCGCACCCGTGGTTTTACCCTTACGGAGCTGATGATTTCGATGGCTATCATGATGATCGTCATTGCCGGCACATTGACCGCACATATCATGGGGCTGAAAATGTACGGGCTCACCCGCGCCAAATTGGGGGCTAACACGCAGGCGCGCGATGCCATCAACTCCCTGATGCAGGAGGTGCGCGCAGCCAAACTTGTGCGGCTTGGCAATGGCAGCCTGACTGATTTTGTGGAAGCCCAACCCGGCCAGATCCAGGCGGGCAACGCCATCCAACTTTACACCAACGCGCTGGTGACCAATTTCTATTCCCGCTATTACCTCGACACGAACAACACCCGGTTTGTGCGCTCAGACCAGACTGGCGCGGTGCGCGATATCGTCGCCGAATTCATCACCAACAAGGTCGTGTTCACGGCGGAGGACTTCCAGGGTAATATTTTAACCAACAACCAGAACAACCGGGTGATCGGCCTGACCATCCAGTTTTACCAGATCCAGTACCCGATCACCTCTGTCGGCACGCCGGGGGCGTATTTTGACTTTTACCAGATTCGCACCAAAATCACCCGCCGCATGCTGCAATAA
- a CDS encoding HAMP domain-containing sensor histidine kinase, producing MTDTASKVSLFERFRWLPLAMVAITLVVFGAAIVSVTRQLRHQIRQQMIARDGEVFQAVLWLQYSNHLQSAPELQLDEPSVQFNLLLEISRMRGVLAARLFDARGSFVASVPPTVQPGALGRETMSVLTDLRCHSRFFEAANLAKLFLPGTALAAAVPLLEVNVPFYAPAQSQLLGSAQFYLDGQALATEFATLDQHLWQQGWLVFLVGGGLIVVGLSWTFRRLQQANMELRSRSESLARANQELILAAKTSATGAMSAHLIHGLKSPIIGLRNLFEGLASQPPGENQAGWQMAQKTIREMQQMINDFGKMLNNEPSLSQPFSPLADVLALAIRKNQPLAQQTGVRLLHSPPLDLLLENRAANLSLLILENLLRNALQATAHGGTVTLSTRMEAGQVVCQVQDEGTGFPDALRPHLFMPCQSTKPGGLGIGLAISKQLANHLGARLELAASSPRGCVFEFRLPMPPNDPVSSEKTVTNRLATTLILN from the coding sequence ATGACTGACACGGCCTCCAAAGTCTCGCTCTTCGAGCGTTTTCGCTGGCTTCCGCTGGCGATGGTAGCCATTACTCTGGTGGTTTTTGGCGCCGCCATCGTCTCCGTTACCCGCCAATTGCGCCACCAAATCCGCCAGCAAATGATTGCCCGGGACGGGGAAGTGTTTCAGGCGGTCTTGTGGCTGCAATACTCCAATCACCTGCAGTCAGCGCCAGAGTTGCAGCTGGATGAACCATCCGTGCAGTTCAACCTGCTGCTCGAAATCTCGCGGATGCGCGGCGTGCTGGCCGCCCGGCTGTTTGATGCGCGCGGCTCCTTCGTCGCCTCGGTGCCACCAACGGTGCAACCTGGTGCGCTCGGGCGTGAAACCATGAGCGTTTTAACCGATTTACGCTGTCATTCCCGCTTTTTTGAGGCAGCCAACCTCGCCAAGCTATTCCTGCCGGGAACCGCGCTGGCCGCGGCGGTTCCCTTGTTGGAGGTGAACGTGCCATTTTACGCGCCGGCCCAGTCGCAACTGCTGGGCAGCGCCCAGTTTTACCTGGATGGTCAGGCGCTCGCCACGGAATTTGCGACCTTGGATCAGCATTTGTGGCAACAAGGGTGGTTGGTGTTCCTGGTGGGGGGCGGTCTGATTGTCGTCGGATTAAGTTGGACGTTCCGGCGTCTGCAGCAGGCCAACATGGAACTCCGCTCTCGCTCGGAAAGCCTGGCCCGGGCCAACCAGGAATTGATCCTGGCGGCCAAAACCTCGGCCACCGGTGCCATGTCCGCGCATTTGATTCATGGTTTGAAGAGTCCGATCATCGGCTTGCGCAACCTGTTTGAGGGATTAGCCTCCCAACCACCAGGCGAAAACCAGGCCGGCTGGCAGATGGCGCAAAAAACTATTCGCGAAATGCAGCAGATGATCAACGATTTCGGCAAGATGCTGAACAACGAACCGTCCTTGTCCCAGCCGTTTAGTCCGTTGGCCGACGTACTTGCCCTGGCCATCCGCAAAAACCAGCCGCTCGCCCAACAAACCGGCGTGCGTCTGCTGCACTCCCCGCCCTTGGACCTCCTGCTGGAGAACCGGGCAGCCAATCTTTCCCTGCTCATCCTGGAAAATCTGTTGCGCAACGCCCTCCAAGCCACGGCGCACGGCGGCACGGTAACGCTCAGCACCCGCATGGAAGCGGGCCAAGTGGTCTGCCAGGTCCAGGATGAAGGCACCGGTTTTCCCGACGCCTTGCGCCCACACCTCTTCATGCCCTGCCAATCCACCAAACCCGGTGGGCTCGGCATCGGCCTAGCCATCAGTAAGCAGTTGGCCAATCATCTGGGGGCACGCTTGGAACTGGCCGCCAGTTCGCCACGCGGCTGCGTATTCGAGTTTCGCTTGCCCATGCCTCCCAATGACCCGGTAAGCTCCGAAAAAACTGTAACAAATCGGTTGGCGACTACCCTCATTTTGAATTAG